Proteins encoded in a region of the Geobacillus genomosp. 3 genome:
- a CDS encoding DHH family phosphoesterase has protein sequence MSHFYERKAYRYPSYALAALAVLMAVGLFYFQWLLGLIGLLGVGFLLYYVIWSQRSLHKELEQYISNLSHRVKKVGEEALMRMPIGIMLIDEEGEIEWSNRFLATCFKEQTLVGRSLAELSEPLAAFVKKGKTDEDIIELNGKQLKVIVLRHERLLYFFDVTEHMELRRRYEAERLVLAIIFLDNYDEITQGMDDQAKSQMNSLVTSVLNRWANDYGIFLKRTSSDRFIAVLNEHTLTQLEKSKFSILDEVREQTAKHQAQLTLSIGIGAGVSSLPELGALAQSSLDLALGRGGDQVAIKQGNGKVKFYGGKTNPMEKRTRVRARVISHALRELIAESDKVLIMGHKYPDMDALGAAIGILKVVQSNQKEGFLVIDAAKTDAGAQRLLEEMKKQAELWARCVKPEQALELVTEDTLLIVVDTHRPSLVIEERLLYRTDHIVVIDHHRRGEEFIEAPILVYMEPYASSTSELVTELLEYQPKRVKLSMLEATALLAGIVVDTKSFTLRTGSRTFDAASHLRAQGADTVLVQKLLRESVANYVKRAKLIERAAIDEHGIAIAKGDESEVHDQVLIAQTADTLLTLSGVVASFVISKRADGTVGISARSLGDVNVQVIMERLGGGGHLTNAAAQLSGVTVGEAERQLREAIHDYFEGGKPA, from the coding sequence ATGTCCCATTTTTATGAAAGGAAAGCGTACCGCTACCCGTCCTATGCGTTAGCCGCTCTGGCGGTGCTCATGGCCGTTGGCTTGTTCTATTTTCAATGGCTGCTTGGGCTGATCGGTCTCCTCGGTGTCGGGTTTTTGCTTTACTACGTCATTTGGTCGCAACGCTCTTTACACAAGGAGCTGGAACAATATATTTCCAATTTGTCGCACCGGGTAAAAAAAGTCGGCGAGGAAGCGTTGATGCGGATGCCGATCGGCATTATGCTCATCGATGAGGAAGGCGAAATCGAATGGTCAAACCGGTTTTTGGCGACTTGCTTTAAAGAACAGACGTTAGTTGGGCGCTCGCTCGCTGAACTTTCCGAGCCGTTGGCTGCCTTTGTGAAAAAAGGAAAAACAGATGAAGACATCATTGAACTGAATGGAAAACAGCTGAAAGTGATCGTCCTCCGCCATGAACGGCTTCTTTACTTTTTCGATGTCACCGAGCATATGGAGCTGAGACGGCGGTACGAGGCGGAGCGATTAGTGTTGGCGATTATTTTTCTCGACAATTATGATGAGATTACCCAGGGAATGGATGATCAGGCGAAAAGCCAAATGAACAGCCTTGTCACGTCCGTATTAAACCGCTGGGCGAACGATTACGGCATCTTTTTAAAACGGACGTCGTCCGACCGATTTATTGCCGTGCTGAACGAGCATACATTGACCCAATTGGAAAAAAGCAAGTTCTCGATTTTGGACGAAGTGCGTGAACAAACGGCAAAACATCAGGCTCAGCTTACGTTGAGCATCGGTATCGGCGCCGGCGTATCCTCGCTTCCGGAGCTTGGGGCGCTTGCCCAATCGAGCCTAGACTTGGCGTTAGGGCGCGGCGGCGACCAAGTGGCGATTAAGCAAGGAAACGGAAAAGTGAAATTTTACGGCGGCAAGACGAACCCGATGGAGAAGCGGACGCGTGTCCGCGCCCGTGTCATTTCTCATGCGCTTCGCGAACTGATCGCCGAAAGCGATAAAGTGCTCATTATGGGTCACAAATATCCGGATATGGACGCACTTGGGGCTGCCATAGGCATTTTAAAAGTCGTCCAATCGAATCAAAAAGAAGGATTCCTTGTCATTGACGCGGCGAAAACGGATGCCGGGGCGCAGCGGTTGCTTGAGGAAATGAAAAAACAGGCCGAGTTATGGGCAAGATGCGTCAAGCCGGAACAGGCGCTTGAACTCGTAACGGAAGATACGCTTCTGATCGTGGTTGATACGCATCGGCCGTCGCTCGTCATTGAAGAGCGGCTGTTGTATCGCACCGACCATATTGTCGTCATTGACCACCATCGCCGCGGCGAAGAGTTTATCGAGGCACCGATTCTCGTCTATATGGAGCCATACGCTTCATCGACGTCTGAGCTCGTCACGGAGTTGTTAGAGTATCAGCCGAAACGGGTAAAATTATCGATGCTGGAAGCAACGGCGCTGCTCGCCGGCATTGTTGTTGATACGAAAAGCTTCACACTCCGCACCGGTTCGCGAACGTTCGATGCGGCGTCGCATTTGCGCGCCCAAGGGGCGGACACGGTGCTCGTGCAAAAGCTGCTGCGGGAAAGTGTGGCCAATTACGTCAAACGGGCGAAGCTGATTGAGCGGGCAGCGATCGATGAGCATGGCATTGCCATCGCCAAAGGAGACGAGAGCGAAGTACATGACCAAGTGCTAATTGCACAGACGGCTGATACGCTTCTCACGTTAAGCGGTGTTGTCGCTTCGTTCGTCATTTCCAAACGGGCTGACGGAACAGTCGGCATCAGCGCCCGCTCGCTCGGTGATGTCAATGTGCAAGTGATTATGGAGCGGCTTGGCGGAGGCGGGCACTTAACGAATGCCGCCGCCCAGTTGTCCGGGGTGACAGTCGGGGAGGCGGAGCGGCAGCTTCGTGAAGCTATTCATGACTATTTTGAGGGGGGTAAGCCAGCATGA
- the dnaB gene encoding replicative DNA helicase: protein MSELFSERIPPQSIEAEQAVLGAVFLDPTALTLASEILIPEDFYRAAHQKIFHAMLRVADKGEPVDLVTVTAELAASEQLEEIGGVSYLSELADAVPTAANVEYYARIVEEKSVLRRLIRTATSIAQDGYTREDEIDLLLDEAERKIMEVSQRKHSGAFKNIKDVLVQTYDNIEMLHNRNGEITGIPTGFTELDRMTSGFQRSDFIIVAARPSVGKTAFALNIAQNVATKTNENVAIFSLEMSAQQLVMRMLCAEGNINAQNLRTGKLTPEDWGKLTMAMGSLSNAGIYIDDTPSVRVSDIRAKCRRLKQESGLGMIVIDYLQLIQGSGRSKENRQQEVSEISRSLKALARELEVPVIALSQLSRSVEQRQDKRPMMSDIRESGSIEQDADIVAFLYRDDYYNKDSENKNIIEIIIAKQRNGPVGTVQLAFIKEYNKFVNLERRFDEAQIPPGA, encoded by the coding sequence ATGAGCGAACTTTTTTCTGAACGAATTCCTCCGCAGAGCATTGAAGCCGAGCAGGCTGTGCTTGGCGCCGTGTTTTTAGATCCCACTGCGTTAACGCTCGCTTCGGAAATATTAATTCCAGAAGATTTTTATCGCGCCGCCCATCAAAAAATTTTCCACGCCATGCTTCGTGTCGCCGACAAAGGCGAGCCGGTCGATTTAGTAACCGTGACAGCGGAACTCGCCGCTTCCGAGCAGCTTGAAGAAATCGGCGGCGTTTCCTATTTAAGCGAACTCGCCGACGCCGTGCCGACAGCGGCTAATGTCGAATATTACGCCCGCATTGTGGAAGAAAAATCGGTGCTTCGCCGCCTCATCCGCACGGCGACATCGATCGCCCAAGACGGGTACACAAGGGAAGACGAAATCGATCTTCTGCTTGATGAAGCAGAACGGAAAATTATGGAGGTTTCCCAACGCAAGCATTCGGGCGCTTTTAAAAATATTAAGGATGTTCTCGTTCAAACGTACGACAACATTGAAATGCTCCATAACCGGAACGGAGAAATTACTGGCATCCCGACCGGATTTACCGAGCTTGACCGGATGACGTCCGGTTTCCAGCGGAGCGATTTCATCATTGTGGCTGCCCGGCCGTCGGTTGGGAAAACAGCGTTTGCCTTAAACATTGCGCAAAATGTGGCGACGAAAACGAACGAAAATGTCGCCATTTTCAGTTTGGAAATGAGCGCCCAGCAGCTGGTGATGCGGATGCTTTGTGCAGAGGGCAACATCAACGCGCAAAACTTGCGTACGGGTAAACTGACGCCGGAAGATTGGGGCAAGCTGACGATGGCAATGGGGAGCTTATCGAATGCCGGTATTTATATTGACGATACGCCGAGCGTCCGTGTCAGCGACATCCGCGCCAAATGTCGTCGGCTGAAACAAGAAAGCGGTCTTGGCATGATTGTCATCGACTATTTGCAGCTCATCCAAGGAAGCGGGCGCAGCAAAGAAAACCGCCAGCAGGAAGTGTCGGAAATTTCCCGCTCGTTAAAGGCGCTCGCCCGTGAGCTCGAAGTGCCGGTCATCGCTTTGTCGCAGCTGTCGCGCAGCGTCGAGCAGCGCCAGGACAAGCGGCCGATGATGTCTGATATTCGTGAATCCGGAAGCATTGAGCAAGATGCTGATATCGTCGCCTTTTTGTATCGCGATGATTACTATAATAAAGATTCCGAGAACAAAAACATCATCGAAATCATCATTGCCAAACAGCGTAACGGCCCGGTCGGGACGGTGCAGCTCGCTTTTATCAAGGAGTATAATAAGTTTGTCAACCTAGAGCGCCGCTTCGATGAAGCGCAAATTCCGCCGGGGGCATAA
- the ychF gene encoding redox-regulated ATPase YchF, with product MGLTAGIVGLPNVGKSTLFNAITKAGAESANYPFCTIEPNVGVVEVPDERLTVLTEMFRPKRTVPTVFEFTDIAGIVKGASKGEGLGNKFLSHIRQVDAICQVVRCFNDENITHVAGKVDPLADIETINLELIFADLETVDKRIERVGKIAKQKDKEAAFEHEILLRLKETLEAGKPARTIEFADEEMKVVKQLHLLTTKPMLYVANVGEDDIANPDDNPFVAEVRGFAKSDNAEVIVVCAKIEEEIAEFGDEEKQQFLQELGIEQSGLDQLIRAAYSLLGLATFFTAGEQEVRAWTFRKGMKAPQCAGIIHSDFERGFIRAETVSYADLVAAGSMAAAREAGKVRLEGKDYEVQDGDIIHFRFNV from the coding sequence ATGGGATTGACAGCAGGAATCGTCGGGTTGCCAAACGTCGGCAAATCGACGTTGTTTAACGCCATTACAAAGGCAGGGGCTGAATCTGCCAACTATCCGTTTTGTACGATTGAACCGAACGTTGGTGTCGTGGAAGTGCCGGATGAGCGATTGACGGTGTTGACGGAAATGTTTCGACCGAAGCGAACCGTGCCGACGGTTTTTGAGTTTACCGATATCGCCGGCATCGTCAAAGGGGCAAGCAAAGGAGAAGGGCTTGGCAACAAGTTTTTATCGCACATCCGTCAAGTTGATGCCATTTGTCAAGTGGTTCGTTGTTTTAACGATGAAAACATCACCCACGTCGCCGGCAAAGTCGATCCACTCGCCGATATTGAAACGATCAATTTGGAGCTCATTTTCGCCGATTTAGAGACGGTTGACAAACGAATCGAGCGGGTAGGCAAAATCGCCAAGCAAAAGGATAAAGAGGCGGCGTTTGAACACGAAATTTTGCTGCGGTTAAAAGAGACGCTCGAAGCCGGCAAGCCGGCGCGCACAATCGAGTTCGCCGATGAGGAGATGAAGGTCGTCAAGCAGCTGCACTTGCTGACGACAAAGCCGATGTTGTACGTCGCCAATGTCGGCGAAGACGATATCGCCAACCCGGACGATAATCCGTTTGTCGCGGAAGTGCGCGGGTTTGCCAAAAGTGACAATGCGGAAGTAATCGTCGTCTGCGCCAAAATTGAGGAAGAAATCGCCGAGTTCGGCGATGAGGAAAAGCAGCAGTTTTTGCAAGAGCTCGGCATCGAACAGTCCGGCCTTGATCAGCTCATCCGCGCCGCTTACAGCTTGCTCGGGTTGGCCACGTTTTTCACCGCCGGTGAGCAGGAAGTGCGGGCATGGACGTTCCGCAAAGGAATGAAAGCGCCCCAATGCGCCGGCATTATTCATTCCGACTTTGAGCGCGGGTTCATTCGTGCGGAAACTGTTTCATACGCCGACTTAGTCGCCGCCGGATCGATGGCCGCAGCGCGTGAAGCTGGTAAAGTTCGCCTCGAAGGAAAAGACTACGAAGTGCAAGACGGCGATATTATACACTTCCGGTTCAACGTGTGA
- the rplI gene encoding 50S ribosomal protein L9 translates to MKVIFLKDVKGKGKKGEIKNVADGYANNFLFKQGLAIEATPANLKALEAQKQKEQRQAAEELANAKTLKGQLEKLTVEIAAKAGEGGRLFGSITSKQIAEALQAQHGLKLDKRKIELDDAIRALGYTNVPVKLHPEVTATLKVHVTEQK, encoded by the coding sequence ATGAAAGTCATCTTTTTAAAAGATGTAAAAGGAAAAGGAAAAAAAGGGGAGATCAAAAACGTCGCTGACGGTTATGCGAACAACTTTTTGTTCAAACAAGGGCTGGCCATTGAAGCGACGCCAGCGAACTTAAAGGCGCTCGAAGCGCAAAAGCAAAAGGAACAGCGCCAAGCGGCGGAAGAGTTGGCCAATGCCAAAACGTTAAAAGGGCAGCTTGAGAAGCTGACGGTGGAAATTGCGGCGAAGGCGGGCGAGGGCGGTCGTTTGTTTGGCTCGATCACGAGCAAGCAAATCGCCGAGGCGCTGCAAGCCCAACACGGTCTGAAGCTTGATAAGCGGAAAATCGAGCTTGACGATGCCATTCGTGCGCTCGGATATACGAACGTGCCGGTGAAGCTTCATCCGGAAGTGACGGCAACGTTAAAAGTACACGTGACGGAACAAAAATAA
- a CDS encoding adenylosuccinate synthase — MSSVVVVGTQWGDEGKGKITDFLSENAEVIARYQGGNNAGHTIVFNGEKYKLHLIPSGIFYKDKVCVIGNGMVVDPKALVAELSYLHERGVSTDNLRISNRAHVILPYHLKLDGLEEERKGANKIGTTKKGIGPAYMDKAARIGIRIVDLLDRDVFAEKLARNLEEKNMLFEKVYGVEGFRLEDIFEEYYEYGRQIAKYVCDTSVVLNNALDEGRRVLFEGAQGVMLDIDQGTYPFVTSSNPVAGGVTIGAGVGPTKIKHVVGVAKAYTTRVGDGPFPTELHNEIGDRIREVGREYGTTTGRPRRVGWFDSVVVRHARRVSGITDLSLNSIDVLTGIETLKICVAYRYRGEVIEEFPASLKVLAECEPIYEELPGWMEDITGVKSLDDLPANARHYVERISQLTGIPLSIFSVGPDRSQTNVVRSVYA; from the coding sequence ATGTCGTCAGTTGTTGTTGTCGGCACACAGTGGGGCGATGAAGGGAAAGGAAAGATTACGGACTTTTTATCGGAAAATGCGGAAGTGATTGCCCGATACCAGGGAGGAAACAACGCTGGCCATACGATCGTGTTTAACGGGGAAAAGTATAAACTGCATTTAATCCCGTCGGGCATTTTTTATAAAGACAAAGTTTGCGTCATCGGCAACGGGATGGTTGTCGACCCGAAAGCGCTCGTCGCTGAGCTTTCGTATTTGCATGAGCGCGGCGTTTCAACCGATAATTTGCGCATCAGCAACCGTGCCCACGTCATTTTACCGTATCATTTGAAATTGGACGGGCTCGAGGAAGAACGGAAAGGCGCCAACAAAATCGGCACAACGAAAAAAGGAATCGGGCCCGCCTATATGGATAAAGCGGCGCGCATCGGCATCCGCATCGTCGATTTGCTTGACCGTGATGTGTTCGCGGAAAAGTTGGCCCGCAATTTAGAAGAGAAAAACATGTTGTTTGAAAAAGTGTACGGGGTCGAGGGATTCCGGCTTGAGGATATCTTCGAAGAATATTACGAATATGGCCGGCAAATCGCAAAGTACGTTTGCGATACGTCAGTCGTATTGAACAACGCACTCGATGAAGGGCGTCGCGTCTTATTTGAAGGGGCGCAAGGTGTCATGCTTGACATCGATCAAGGGACGTATCCGTTTGTCACGTCTTCCAACCCGGTGGCCGGCGGGGTGACGATTGGTGCCGGTGTCGGCCCGACGAAAATCAAGCATGTCGTCGGAGTGGCAAAAGCATATACGACGCGCGTCGGCGACGGGCCGTTCCCGACCGAGCTGCACAATGAAATCGGCGACCGCATCCGCGAAGTCGGCCGCGAATATGGGACAACAACCGGCCGCCCACGTCGCGTCGGCTGGTTTGACAGCGTTGTCGTCCGTCATGCCCGCCGGGTGAGCGGCATTACCGACTTGTCGCTCAACTCGATTGACGTCTTGACCGGCATTGAAACGTTAAAAATTTGTGTCGCCTATCGCTACCGTGGCGAAGTGATCGAGGAATTTCCAGCTAGCTTAAAAGTATTGGCTGAGTGTGAGCCGATTTATGAAGAGCTGCCAGGCTGGATGGAGGACATCACGGGTGTGAAAAGCCTCGATGATCTGCCGGCGAACGCCCGCCATTACGTCGAGCGCATTTCCCAGCTCACCGGCATCCCGCTCTCGATTTTCTCTGTCGGCCCGGATCGCTCGCAAACGAACGTCGTCCGCAGCGTCTACGCATAA
- the rpsR gene encoding 30S ribosomal protein S18, with the protein MAGRRGGRGKRRKVCYFTANNITHIDYKDVDLLKKFISERGKILPRRVTGTSAKYQRKLTVAIKRARQMALLPYVADE; encoded by the coding sequence ATGGCAGGACGGAGAGGCGGTCGTGGCAAACGCCGCAAAGTATGTTATTTCACAGCAAATAACATTACACACATCGACTACAAAGATGTTGATTTGCTGAAAAAATTCATCTCCGAACGCGGCAAAATTTTACCGCGCCGCGTAACGGGAACGAGCGCGAAATATCAGCGCAAACTGACGGTCGCGATCAAACGCGCGCGCCAAATGGCGCTCTTGCCGTACGTTGCGGACGAGTGA
- the yycF gene encoding response regulator YycF, with product MEKRILVVDDEKPIADILQFNLQKEGYEVICAYDGEEALQKVEETMPDLILLDIMLPLRDGMEVCREVRKKYDMPIIMLTAKDSEIDKVLGLELGADDYVTKPFSTRELLARVKANLRRHVQTTSPEEGENETNEIVIGPLVIRPDAYVVQKRGETIELTHREFELLHYLAKHIGQVMTREHLLQTVWGYDYYGDVRTVDVTVRRLREKIEDNPSHPSWIVTRRGVGYYLRNPEQES from the coding sequence ATGGAAAAACGCATTTTAGTTGTTGATGATGAAAAACCGATTGCGGATATTTTGCAATTTAACTTGCAAAAAGAAGGATATGAAGTCATTTGCGCCTACGATGGTGAAGAAGCGTTGCAAAAAGTCGAAGAAACAATGCCGGATTTAATTTTGCTCGATATCATGCTTCCGTTAAGAGACGGCATGGAAGTGTGCCGCGAAGTGCGGAAAAAATATGATATGCCGATCATTATGTTGACAGCGAAAGATTCCGAGATTGATAAGGTGCTCGGCCTCGAGCTCGGGGCAGACGATTATGTCACCAAACCGTTCAGCACGCGCGAACTGCTGGCGCGGGTCAAAGCAAACTTGCGCCGTCATGTGCAAACGACCTCCCCGGAAGAAGGGGAAAACGAAACAAACGAAATTGTTATCGGTCCGCTTGTCATCCGCCCGGACGCGTATGTTGTACAAAAACGGGGGGAGACGATTGAGTTGACCCACCGCGAATTTGAACTGCTCCACTATTTGGCGAAACATATCGGCCAAGTGATGACGCGTGAACACTTGCTGCAAACGGTCTGGGGCTACGACTATTACGGCGATGTGCGCACGGTCGATGTGACGGTAAGGCGGCTGCGCGAAAAAATCGAGGACAACCCTTCCCATCCGTCATGGATCGTCACAAGGCGGGGGGTCGGCTATTATTTGCGCAATCCGGAACAGGAGTCATGA
- the ssb gene encoding single-stranded DNA-binding protein, whose protein sequence is MINRVILVGRLTKDPELRYTPSGVAVATFTLAVNRPFTNQQGEREADFIQCVVWRRQAENVANFLKKGSLAGVDGRLQTRSYENQEGRRVYVTEVVADNVQFLEPKGSNEQRGAAAGGYYGDPFPFGQDQNHRHPNEKGFGRIDEDPFANDGQTIDISDDDLPF, encoded by the coding sequence ATGATTAACCGTGTCATTTTAGTCGGCAGGTTAACGAAAGATCCGGAGTTGCGCTACACTCCAAGCGGAGTGGCTGTTGCCACATTTACGCTCGCGGTCAACCGCCCGTTCACGAACCAGCAGGGCGAGCGGGAAGCTGACTTTATTCAATGTGTCGTCTGGCGCCGCCAAGCGGAAAACGTCGCCAACTTCTTGAAAAAAGGAAGCTTGGCCGGAGTGGACGGCCGGCTGCAAACCCGCAGTTATGAAAATCAAGAAGGACGGCGCGTGTATGTAACGGAAGTGGTGGCTGATAACGTCCAATTTCTTGAGCCAAAAGGAAGCAACGAGCAGCGGGGGGCAGCAGCAGGCGGCTACTATGGGGATCCGTTCCCATTCGGACAAGATCAGAACCACCGTCATCCGAACGAAAAAGGATTTGGCCGCATCGATGAAGATCCTTTCGCCAATGACGGCCAGACGATCGATATTTCCGATGATGATTTGCCGTTTTAA
- the rpsF gene encoding 30S ribosomal protein S6, with the protein MRKYEIMYIIRPNMDDEARQAVIERFNNILKENGAEITNVTDWGKRRLAYEIEKYRDGYYMILNVMAEPQAVQEFDRLARISEDIIRHIVVKEEE; encoded by the coding sequence GTGAGAAAATACGAAATTATGTACATCATCCGCCCGAATATGGACGATGAAGCGAGACAAGCTGTCATCGAACGGTTCAACAACATCTTGAAGGAGAACGGTGCGGAGATTACGAATGTGACGGATTGGGGCAAACGCCGCTTAGCCTATGAAATTGAAAAATACCGCGACGGCTATTACATGATCCTCAATGTTATGGCAGAACCGCAAGCGGTGCAAGAATTCGACCGTTTAGCGCGCATCAGCGAAGACATTATCCGTCATATCGTCGTGAAAGAAGAAGAATAA
- a CDS encoding YybS family protein codes for MRKTHALTEAAIELALFAVLFLLALYVPFIGVIAVLFLALPFMVFTMRHGLASACLLLIASLVVSGLIGSLLSLPMALMFGTVGIAVGAMLAKKKNRYLVLLVGALVFLVNIVLDYVISIQFLQVDMIQDTLALVRESFDTAMRVMEGMGQEPPAEMQKQLEQGIELIGYMIPTLFVIASFALAYVTIVVSLPILKRLKLPVGTWPPFRELSLPKSVLWIYILVLVFSLFPIEEGTFPYIAVLNISYVLQLAMIVQGFSFLYYAAYKKGIGKGVVVAGTVICLFLPFLLYLVAIFGIIDVGFDLRRRI; via the coding sequence TTGCGGAAAACGCACGCTCTCACCGAAGCAGCGATTGAACTTGCACTGTTTGCCGTTTTGTTTCTGCTCGCATTATACGTACCGTTCATCGGGGTTATCGCTGTCTTATTTTTGGCGCTTCCGTTTATGGTGTTTACGATGCGTCACGGACTCGCTTCCGCTTGTTTGCTGCTCATCGCGTCCCTTGTTGTTTCCGGTCTCATCGGCTCACTTTTGTCGCTGCCGATGGCACTTATGTTCGGAACCGTTGGCATAGCGGTCGGCGCGATGCTGGCGAAAAAGAAAAACCGTTACCTTGTTTTGCTCGTCGGCGCGCTTGTGTTTTTAGTCAACATTGTTCTTGACTATGTCATTTCAATTCAGTTTTTGCAAGTTGATATGATCCAAGATACGCTGGCGCTAGTGCGTGAATCGTTTGATACGGCAATGCGCGTGATGGAAGGAATGGGCCAAGAGCCGCCAGCGGAGATGCAAAAACAGTTGGAACAAGGAATTGAATTGATCGGCTACATGATTCCGACATTGTTTGTCATCGCTTCATTTGCCCTTGCTTATGTGACGATTGTCGTTTCGTTGCCTATTCTGAAGAGGCTGAAGCTCCCGGTCGGCACGTGGCCGCCGTTTCGTGAGCTCTCTTTGCCGAAAAGCGTGTTATGGATTTACATTCTGGTGCTCGTCTTTTCTTTATTTCCGATTGAAGAGGGGACATTTCCATACATCGCTGTATTGAACATCTCATATGTGTTGCAGCTCGCCATGATTGTGCAAGGGTTTTCGTTTTTGTACTATGCTGCTTACAAAAAAGGCATCGGGAAAGGCGTTGTAGTGGCGGGGACGGTTATTTGCTTATTCCTGCCTTTTCTACTTTATCTTGTGGCGATATTCGGTATAATTGATGTAGGATTTGATTTGCGCCGCCGCATATAA